From the Sphingomonas suaedae genome, one window contains:
- the nirB gene encoding nitrite reductase large subunit NirB, which produces MDVQRILPAKDDHREHLVVIGNGMAGCRAVEEILARDPARYRVTIFGAEPRVNYNRIMLSPVLAGEKAFDDIVINGADWYAEHGIDLIAGDPVVGIDRAGKTVTSRAGVTTAYDKLLIATGSDPFIIPVPGHQLPGVIAFRDMDDVGTMLTAAAKGGSAVVIGGGLLGLEAAHGLSLRGMKVTVLHLMPTLMERQLDEAAGWLLKQALEARGQVILTGADTAEIMGDGKVEAVRLKDGTEIAADLVVMAVGIRPSTALARAAGLEVGRGIKVDDHMVTSDPDVLAVGECVEHDGNVYGLVAPLWDMCRSLADRMTDQPSGYRGSVTSTKLKVSGIDVFSAGDFSGGDGCEDIVMRDAARGVYKRVVVKDDRIIGAVLYGDTADGNWYFDLLKKQESVAEVRDLLIFGQAFAQGGGAADPKATVAALSDDAEICGCNGVTKGQLVSCIARGAHSLDAMRSTCKASASCGSCTGLVETVLALTLGDEVQASARTMCNCTSFGHDDVRREIVAQEMRSIPEVMQKLHWSTPDGCSSCRPALNYYLLCALPGEYQDDQQSRFVNERMHANIQKDGTYSVVPRMWGGLTNPRELRAIADVVEKYNAPMVKVTGGQRLDIFGIRKEDLPAVWADLGAAGMVSGHAYGKSLRTVKTCVGSEWCRFGTQDSTGLGVKIERATWGSWMPHKFKIAVSGCPRNCAEATIKDFGVVCVDSGYELHVGGNGGIHVRATDLLCKVATEAEAIEHCAAFIQLYREEARYLERTAPWIERVGVGYVRSRLLDDAQVRADLAARFFHSQRFSQDDPWAARAKGAEREHHAPMARFTPVGEMA; this is translated from the coding sequence ATGGACGTGCAACGCATCCTACCCGCGAAGGACGATCATCGCGAACATCTCGTCGTGATCGGCAACGGCATGGCCGGGTGCCGCGCGGTCGAGGAAATCCTGGCGCGCGACCCGGCCCGCTATCGCGTCACCATCTTCGGTGCCGAGCCGCGGGTGAATTACAACCGCATCATGCTGTCGCCCGTGCTGGCGGGAGAGAAGGCGTTTGACGACATCGTGATCAACGGGGCGGACTGGTATGCCGAACATGGCATCGACCTGATCGCGGGCGACCCGGTGGTGGGGATCGACCGCGCGGGGAAGACGGTGACATCGCGCGCCGGGGTGACGACCGCCTATGACAAGCTGCTGATCGCCACCGGCTCCGACCCCTTCATCATCCCGGTGCCCGGACACCAGCTGCCCGGCGTGATCGCGTTCCGCGACATGGACGATGTCGGAACGATGCTGACCGCCGCCGCAAAAGGCGGGAGCGCGGTGGTGATCGGCGGCGGGCTGCTTGGGCTCGAAGCGGCACATGGCCTGTCGCTCCGGGGCATGAAGGTGACGGTGCTGCACCTAATGCCGACGCTGATGGAGCGCCAGCTCGATGAAGCAGCTGGGTGGCTGCTCAAACAGGCGCTGGAAGCGCGCGGGCAGGTGATCCTCACCGGAGCCGACACCGCCGAGATCATGGGCGACGGCAAGGTGGAGGCGGTCCGCCTTAAGGACGGAACCGAAATCGCCGCCGATCTGGTGGTGATGGCGGTCGGCATCCGTCCCTCGACGGCCCTCGCCCGCGCCGCGGGGCTGGAGGTCGGGCGCGGGATCAAGGTTGACGACCATATGGTCACGTCTGACCCCGATGTGCTGGCGGTCGGCGAATGCGTCGAGCATGACGGAAATGTCTATGGCCTGGTCGCGCCGCTTTGGGACATGTGCCGGAGCCTCGCCGATCGCATGACCGACCAGCCCAGCGGCTATCGCGGATCGGTCACCTCGACCAAGCTCAAGGTTTCGGGGATCGACGTGTTTTCGGCGGGCGATTTCTCCGGCGGCGACGGGTGCGAGGACATCGTGATGCGCGACGCCGCGCGCGGGGTGTACAAGCGCGTGGTGGTCAAGGACGACCGCATTATCGGCGCGGTGCTCTATGGCGATACCGCCGACGGCAACTGGTATTTCGACTTGCTCAAGAAACAGGAGAGCGTGGCCGAGGTCCGCGACCTGCTGATCTTTGGTCAGGCCTTCGCCCAGGGAGGGGGCGCGGCGGACCCTAAGGCGACCGTTGCGGCGCTCTCGGACGATGCCGAGATTTGCGGCTGCAACGGCGTGACCAAGGGACAGCTGGTGTCGTGCATCGCCAGGGGTGCGCACAGCCTCGATGCGATGCGATCGACGTGCAAGGCATCGGCGAGTTGCGGGAGCTGCACCGGGCTGGTCGAGACCGTCCTCGCGCTGACGCTGGGCGACGAGGTGCAGGCGAGTGCCAGGACGATGTGCAACTGCACCAGCTTCGGCCATGACGATGTCCGGCGCGAGATCGTCGCGCAGGAGATGCGGTCGATCCCGGAGGTGATGCAGAAGCTGCACTGGAGCACGCCCGATGGCTGCTCCTCGTGCCGCCCCGCGCTCAATTATTATCTGCTCTGCGCGCTGCCCGGCGAATATCAGGACGACCAGCAGAGCCGCTTCGTCAACGAACGGATGCACGCCAATATCCAGAAGGACGGCACCTATTCGGTCGTCCCGCGCATGTGGGGTGGCCTCACCAACCCGCGCGAACTGCGCGCGATCGCCGATGTGGTCGAGAAATATAACGCGCCGATGGTCAAGGTCACCGGCGGCCAGCGGCTCGACATTTTCGGGATCAGGAAGGAGGATCTGCCCGCCGTCTGGGCCGATTTGGGCGCCGCCGGGATGGTCAGCGGCCATGCCTATGGCAAGTCGCTGCGCACGGTGAAGACCTGTGTCGGCTCCGAATGGTGCCGCTTCGGCACGCAGGATTCGACCGGCCTTGGCGTCAAGATCGAGCGCGCGACCTGGGGGTCGTGGATGCCGCACAAGTTCAAGATCGCGGTCAGCGGCTGCCCGCGCAACTGCGCCGAGGCGACGATCAAGGATTTCGGCGTGGTGTGCGTGGACTCGGGCTACGAACTGCATGTCGGCGGCAATGGCGGCATCCATGTCCGCGCCACCGACCTGTTGTGCAAGGTCGCGACCGAGGCGGAGGCGATCGAGCATTGCGCCGCCTTCATCCAGCTCTACCGCGAGGAAGCGCGTTACCTCGAGCGCACCGCGCCTTGGATCGAGCGGGTCGGCGTCGGCTATGTCCGGTCGCGGCTGCTCGACGACGCACAGGTCCGCGCCGACCTCGCCGCGCGCTTCTTTCATTCGCAGCGCTTCTCGCAGGACGATCCCTGGGCGGCACGCGCAAAGGGCGCCGAGCGCGAGCATCATGCGCCGATGGCGCGCTTCACCCCCGTGGGAGAGATGGCATGA
- a CDS encoding nitrate/nitrite transporter, protein MATAYLDGRASAKSGFWTSGHTPTLIAAFLYFDLAFMVWVILGPLAPEIAATLGLTPAQKGFMVAVPTLAGALLRVVNGLLVDRIGPKNSGTISQLIVITGLFTAWAMGVTSFAGTLALGVILGFAGASFAIALPLASRWYPPEHQGKAMGLAGMGNSGTVLAALFAPGLAKIFGWNGVLGLACIPLTLVLIAYVVMAKDAPGRPAPKSLKHYFLPLKTADSWWLMGFYSVTFGGFVGLAASLPIYFTDRFGLTPVEAGYATAACVFAGSLVRPMGGALADAIGGVKALSAVFIIAAFALVGVAMADNFPTALLLFVIAMLALGTGNGSVFQLVPQRFAAEIGVMTGLVGMAGGVGGFYLASSLGLAKQWTGSFAGGFLIFAALAIFALGGLLLVKGKWRATWGTADGVKI, encoded by the coding sequence ATGGCAACTGCATATCTGGACGGGCGGGCGTCCGCCAAATCGGGGTTCTGGACCAGCGGACACACGCCGACGCTGATCGCCGCATTCCTCTATTTCGACCTCGCCTTCATGGTGTGGGTGATCCTGGGGCCGCTCGCGCCCGAGATCGCCGCGACGCTGGGCCTGACGCCCGCGCAAAAGGGGTTCATGGTCGCGGTGCCGACACTGGCAGGGGCGTTGCTGCGCGTCGTCAACGGGCTGCTGGTCGACCGGATCGGGCCGAAAAATTCGGGCACGATCAGCCAGCTGATCGTCATCACCGGCCTGTTCACCGCCTGGGCAATGGGGGTGACGAGCTTTGCCGGGACGCTGGCGCTCGGCGTGATCCTCGGTTTTGCCGGGGCGAGCTTCGCGATCGCGCTGCCACTTGCCAGCCGCTGGTATCCGCCCGAGCATCAGGGCAAGGCGATGGGCCTTGCGGGCATGGGCAATAGCGGCACCGTGCTGGCCGCATTGTTTGCGCCGGGTCTGGCCAAGATCTTCGGGTGGAATGGCGTGCTGGGGCTGGCCTGCATCCCGCTGACATTGGTGCTGATCGCCTATGTCGTGATGGCGAAGGACGCGCCGGGCCGCCCTGCCCCCAAGTCGCTCAAACATTATTTCCTGCCGCTCAAGACCGCTGACAGCTGGTGGCTGATGGGATTTTATTCGGTGACGTTCGGCGGGTTCGTGGGGCTTGCCGCCAGCCTGCCGATCTATTTCACCGACCGGTTCGGGCTGACACCGGTTGAGGCGGGCTATGCGACCGCGGCGTGCGTGTTCGCTGGATCGCTGGTGCGGCCGATGGGCGGGGCGCTGGCGGATGCGATCGGCGGGGTCAAGGCGTTGAGCGCGGTGTTCATCATCGCCGCCTTTGCACTGGTCGGCGTCGCGATGGCCGACAATTTCCCGACGGCCTTGCTGCTGTTCGTGATCGCAATGCTGGCGCTCGGCACCGGCAACGGATCGGTGTTCCAGCTGGTGCCCCAACGGTTCGCGGCGGAGATCGGGGTGATGACCGGGCTGGTCGGCATGGCGGGCGGGGTCGGCGGCTTCTACCTCGCCTCCTCGCTCGGGCTCGCCAAACAATGGACGGGCAGCTTTGCGGGCGGATTCCTGATCTTTGCCGCACTGGCGATCTTCGCGCTTGGCGGATTGTTGCTGGTGAAGGGCAAGTGGCGCGCGACCTGGGGCACCGCCGATGGCGTGAAGATCTGA
- a CDS encoding ABC transporter substrate-binding protein, with amino-acid sequence MTDETMRIGFLPLVDAALPILAQELGFAEAQGLKLELVRDMTWATVRDRLLYGHTDAAHMVAPLAIATALGRDRPAVPMAVPFVLGLNGNAITFSVRLAGEVGLGAGLGDPLTVGAALKRVAGERRLRFGVVHRHSSHNYMLRYWLAGVGIRPDVDVDIVVTSPPFAADALAAGEVDGICVGEPWNSIAVDRGVGQIALATAQIWRRGVEKVLALRSAVADERREAVLKLVRALHAAAAHFADPANAEANAAILARAEYLDSSTDAILRAITDRLRLVPGGEPVHYPDFMFQYREAANFPWRSQAGWLYAQMTRWDGIAYSDADAGIAAEVFRPDLYRAALAGSGAPLPGASSKLEGGLGGPTGAGSVQGRLVLGADGFFDGRAFDPDDIPEYLRGLP; translated from the coding sequence ATGACCGACGAGACGATGCGGATCGGGTTCCTGCCGCTGGTCGACGCCGCGCTGCCGATCCTGGCCCAGGAACTGGGGTTCGCGGAGGCGCAAGGGCTGAAGCTGGAGCTGGTGCGCGACATGACCTGGGCGACGGTGCGCGACCGGCTGCTCTATGGGCATACGGATGCCGCGCATATGGTTGCGCCGCTGGCGATCGCGACCGCGCTGGGCCGCGATCGGCCTGCGGTGCCGATGGCGGTGCCGTTCGTGCTGGGGCTGAACGGCAATGCGATCACCTTTTCGGTGCGGCTGGCTGGTGAGGTCGGGCTGGGCGCGGGGCTGGGCGATCCGCTGACCGTCGGCGCGGCGCTGAAGCGTGTGGCAGGCGAGCGGCGGTTGCGGTTCGGCGTCGTGCATCGCCATTCGAGCCATAATTATATGCTCCGCTACTGGCTGGCGGGAGTTGGCATCCGCCCGGATGTGGATGTCGATATCGTCGTCACCAGCCCGCCCTTTGCCGCCGATGCGCTGGCGGCGGGCGAGGTGGACGGGATTTGCGTGGGCGAACCGTGGAATTCGATCGCGGTGGACCGGGGCGTCGGCCAGATCGCGCTTGCCACCGCGCAAATCTGGCGGCGCGGGGTGGAGAAGGTGCTGGCGCTGCGCAGCGCGGTTGCGGATGAACGGCGCGAGGCGGTGCTGAAACTGGTGCGCGCGCTGCACGCCGCCGCGGCACATTTCGCCGATCCGGCCAATGCCGAGGCGAATGCCGCGATTCTGGCGCGGGCCGAGTATCTGGACTCGTCCACCGACGCGATCCTGCGCGCGATTACCGATCGGCTGCGGCTGGTGCCCGGTGGCGAGCCGGTCCACTATCCCGACTTCATGTTCCAATATCGCGAGGCGGCGAACTTCCCTTGGCGCAGCCAGGCGGGATGGCTGTACGCACAGATGACGCGATGGGACGGGATCGCCTATTCCGACGCGGACGCGGGAATCGCGGCGGAGGTATTCCGGCCGGACCTGTACCGCGCGGCGCTGGCGGGATCGGGCGCACCGTTGCCGGGCGCCAGCTCGAAACTGGAGGGTGGGCTTGGCGGCCCGACCGGGGCGGGGTCGGTGCAGGGGCGGCTGGTGCTGGGCGCGGACGGGTTCTTCGACGGGCGCGCGTTCGACCCTGATGACATTCCCGAATATCTTCGCGGGTTGCCGTGA
- a CDS encoding ANTAR domain-containing response regulator, protein MRIAIIDTSSTRAAIISDGLREAGLDDLVVIDPAGPLAAQVEAARPEVVLINLENPSRDLLEDFFAMSRALDRPIAMFVDQSDAEATGAAIDAGVSAYVVDGLSKQRIKPVIDLAVRRFQAFSRLQRELDAAKNALAERATIDRAKAILMKRRGIDEPAAYALLRGQAMRTNRRIAEIAEAILTTEALMGDQP, encoded by the coding sequence ATGCGGATCGCGATCATCGACACCAGTTCAACGCGCGCCGCGATCATCTCCGACGGGCTGCGCGAGGCGGGGCTGGACGATCTGGTGGTGATCGATCCCGCCGGGCCGCTCGCCGCGCAGGTCGAGGCGGCCCGGCCCGAGGTGGTGCTCATCAACCTCGAAAACCCCAGTCGCGACCTGCTGGAGGATTTCTTCGCGATGTCGCGCGCGCTCGACCGGCCGATCGCGATGTTCGTCGATCAGAGCGATGCCGAGGCGACCGGCGCGGCGATCGACGCGGGGGTTTCGGCCTATGTCGTCGATGGCCTGTCGAAGCAGCGGATCAAGCCGGTGATCGACCTGGCGGTGCGGCGGTTTCAGGCGTTTTCGCGGCTTCAGCGCGAACTGGACGCGGCGAAGAATGCGCTCGCCGAACGCGCCACGATCGACCGGGCCAAGGCGATCCTGATGAAGCGGCGCGGGATCGACGAGCCCGCCGCCTATGCGCTGCTGCGCGGGCAGGCGATGCGGACCAACCGCCGGATCGCGGAGATCGCCGAGGCGATCCTGACGACCGAGGCGCTGATGGGGGACCAGCCATGA
- a CDS encoding NAD(P)H-dependent oxidoreductase: MPGAAVAGALSERGEAMEDARTLRHLIVLGDPRRGSFNHQVAECYRDTVRTCHQEAQIRDLYALGFDPLLQTGAPPSDDVAVELGLVHACDVLVFVYPIWFGTPPAIIKGYVERVLGAEFHPADLGGEAAPAPFRLKRFLTLSSSATSLPWLNERGQWLSLRQAFDTYLADLFGFRSAEHVHFESVVEGTRETYIRELLARVEDSARYMCAELAQERHAAKAQAAGQN; the protein is encoded by the coding sequence ATGCCCGGTGCCGCTGTTGCTGGCGCATTGAGCGAGCGGGGTGAAGCGATGGAGGATGCGCGGACGCTGCGGCATCTGATCGTGCTGGGCGACCCCCGGCGCGGCAGTTTCAACCATCAGGTCGCGGAATGCTATCGCGATACGGTGCGCACCTGTCATCAGGAAGCGCAGATCCGCGACCTCTATGCGCTCGGCTTCGACCCCCTGTTGCAAACCGGCGCGCCGCCATCGGACGACGTCGCGGTCGAGTTGGGTCTGGTGCACGCGTGCGACGTGCTCGTCTTCGTCTATCCGATCTGGTTCGGCACCCCGCCCGCAATCATCAAGGGCTATGTCGAACGGGTGCTGGGCGCGGAGTTCCATCCGGCCGATCTGGGGGGCGAAGCGGCACCGGCGCCGTTTCGGCTCAAGCGATTCCTGACGCTGTCCAGTTCGGCGACCAGCCTGCCCTGGCTCAACGAGCGCGGGCAATGGCTGTCGCTGCGTCAGGCATTCGACACCTATCTCGCCGATCTGTTCGGCTTCCGCTCTGCCGAACATGTCCATTTCGAATCGGTCGTGGAGGGCACGCGCGAGACCTATATCCGCGAGCTGCTGGCACGCGTCGAGGATTCTGCGCGCTATATGTGCGCCGAACTCGCGCAGGAACGCCATGCCGCCAAAGCGCAGGCGGCGGGGCAGAATTAG
- a CDS encoding universal stress protein, with protein sequence MKNVLVLMHDDAGQEARLQCALDLTRALDGHLTCLDVTTLPIPAGDDIMLGGHGMLVAEERERERENRARIEPRLADEEAPYSWVDVAGDLAAALCDAAGMNDIIVVNRQLDSTPYPDMFGTAADTVLKSGRPVLAVPESARRFDAFGHAMVAWDGSREAEAALRAAVPLLQMAERVTILEVDDGSIRTAAFEAAEYLSRHGVKAVICRKSATSDLPSTVILDEIDRAKASYLVMGGFGHSRWVQAMLGGVSRRMLRECPVPLLLAH encoded by the coding sequence ATGAAGAATGTTCTGGTGCTGATGCACGACGATGCGGGGCAAGAGGCCCGATTGCAGTGCGCCCTCGACCTTACTCGCGCGCTGGACGGTCACCTCACCTGTCTCGACGTGACGACGCTGCCGATTCCGGCGGGCGACGATATCATGCTGGGCGGTCACGGGATGCTGGTGGCCGAGGAGCGCGAGCGCGAACGGGAGAATCGCGCACGCATCGAACCGCGGCTCGCCGACGAGGAGGCGCCCTATAGCTGGGTGGACGTTGCGGGCGACCTTGCCGCTGCGCTGTGTGACGCGGCGGGGATGAACGACATCATCGTCGTCAACCGGCAGCTGGACAGCACGCCCTATCCCGACATGTTCGGCACCGCCGCCGACACCGTGCTGAAATCCGGTCGTCCGGTGCTGGCGGTGCCCGAAAGCGCACGGCGGTTCGATGCGTTCGGCCATGCGATGGTCGCCTGGGACGGGTCGCGCGAGGCGGAGGCGGCATTGCGCGCGGCGGTGCCGCTGCTCCAGATGGCGGAGCGCGTCACCATCCTGGAGGTCGATGACGGGTCGATCCGGACCGCAGCCTTCGAGGCCGCCGAATATCTCTCGCGCCACGGGGTGAAGGCGGTGATCTGCCGCAAGTCGGCGACCAGTGATCTGCCCAGCACGGTTATCCTGGACGAGATCGACCGCGCCAAGGCGAGCTATCTCGTCATGGGCGGGTTCGGGCATAGCCGATGGGTTCAGGCGATGCTGGGCGGCGTATCGCGGCGGATGCTGCGCGAATGCCCGGTGCCGCTGTTGCTGGCGCATTGA
- the hemN gene encoding oxygen-independent coproporphyrinogen III oxidase, protein MHRYLPDLAARAVPRYTSYPTAAEFGDGVGAREQAAALAGIGPETAVSLYVHIPYCHAICWYCGCNTGAVGRPARLDAYLAALEREIETVAAAMRGRVSGVHFGGGSPNALTPDQLTRLSRRLRESFAIDASADWAIELDPRLLDAARIEAVADAGFGRASLGVQTFAPRIQARINRIQPFRDVARGVAGLRAAGVRQINFDLMYGLPGQSLDDIAATLAQALPLRPDRVAMFGYAHLPAMLPRQRMIDASTLPDAQARFWQSALAHDLLVEAGYRAIGFDHFARPGDSLAASANNGGLRRNFQGFTDDPARVLIGLGASAISQFDGLIVQNEKHVGRYRMRAANELLAGVRGVAVDPEDRMRGAVIERLLCDGAADIGAIARAHGHDPHILSDAKDRLCALADQGIVEIAGDRIAIPRWARPYARIVASTFDRYRADATPRFSKAV, encoded by the coding sequence ATGCACCGTTATCTTCCCGATCTCGCCGCGCGGGCCGTGCCGCGTTACACCAGCTATCCGACGGCGGCGGAGTTCGGCGACGGGGTCGGCGCGCGCGAGCAGGCGGCAGCGTTGGCGGGAATCGGGCCGGAGACGGCGGTCTCGCTCTACGTCCATATCCCCTATTGCCATGCGATCTGCTGGTATTGCGGGTGCAATACCGGGGCGGTTGGGCGCCCTGCGCGGCTGGATGCCTATCTCGCCGCGCTGGAGCGGGAGATCGAGACGGTCGCAGCGGCGATGCGGGGGCGGGTGAGCGGGGTTCACTTCGGCGGGGGGAGCCCCAATGCGCTGACCCCCGACCAGCTGACGCGCCTGTCGCGGCGGCTGCGCGAGAGTTTCGCCATCGATGCGTCGGCGGACTGGGCGATCGAGCTCGATCCCCGGCTGCTCGACGCCGCGCGCATCGAGGCGGTGGCCGATGCGGGGTTCGGGCGTGCCAGCCTGGGCGTTCAGACCTTTGCGCCACGCATCCAGGCGCGGATCAACCGGATTCAGCCCTTTCGCGACGTTGCGCGCGGGGTGGCGGGTTTGCGTGCCGCAGGCGTGCGGCAGATCAATTTCGACCTGATGTACGGCCTGCCCGGCCAGTCGCTCGACGATATCGCCGCGACCCTCGCGCAAGCGCTCCCGCTCCGGCCCGATCGCGTCGCGATGTTCGGCTATGCCCATCTCCCGGCGATGCTGCCGCGTCAGCGGATGATCGATGCAAGCACGCTGCCCGATGCGCAGGCGCGCTTCTGGCAAAGCGCGCTGGCGCATGATCTGCTGGTCGAGGCGGGCTATCGCGCGATCGGCTTCGACCATTTTGCGCGTCCCGGGGATTCGCTGGCCGCATCAGCGAACAACGGCGGACTGCGTCGCAATTTTCAGGGGTTCACCGACGATCCTGCCCGCGTGCTGATCGGGCTGGGCGCCTCGGCGATCAGCCAGTTCGACGGGCTGATCGTCCAGAACGAGAAACATGTCGGCCGCTATCGGATGCGCGCCGCCAACGAACTGCTCGCCGGCGTGCGCGGGGTTGCCGTGGACCCCGAAGACCGGATGCGCGGCGCGGTGATCGAGCGGTTGCTGTGCGATGGCGCGGCGGACATCGGCGCGATCGCGCGCGCGCATGGCCATGATCCGCACATCCTGTCCGATGCGAAGGACCGGCTTTGCGCGCTTGCCGATCAGGGCATTGTCGAGATTGCGGGCGACCGCATCGCCATTCCCCGATGGGCGCGGCCCTATGCGCGGATCGTCGCATCGACGTTCGACCGCTATCGCGCCGACGCCACGCCGCGGTTCAGCAAGGCGGTCTGA
- the cydX gene encoding cytochrome bd-I oxidase subunit CydX — translation MWYFSWVLGLGLAVAFGILNGMWHEFHLPVDDDEQLGVEQR, via the coding sequence ATGTGGTATTTCAGCTGGGTATTGGGCCTTGGCCTTGCCGTCGCCTTCGGCATCCTCAACGGCATGTGGCACGAATTCCACCTGCCCGTGGACGATGACGAGCAGCTGGGCGTCGAGCAGCGCTGA
- the cydB gene encoding cytochrome d ubiquinol oxidase subunit II, with product MDFLDYEMLRVIWWALLGVLLIGFALTDGYDMGTAALLPFVARTDVERRMVINAVGPHWEGHQVWFILGGGAIFAAWPFVYAVSFSGFYLAMFLVLSALILRPVGFKYRSKKPDPKWRSRWDWALFVGGLVPALVFGVAVGNVLAGAPFRIDGDLRSWYEGGLLGLFTPFTLVCGLLSVAMLVLHGSAWLAIKVEHGPVHDRARRFGVIAAIAAVALFAIGWAFIAWGGIGFRTVNTVDPMGPSNPLRTVTEAAAGGWLANYALYPWMIAAPLLGFVGPLLALLGIRRGSEPLAFTGSSLATVGIISTVGLSMFPYILPSSIDPRSSLTVWNASSSETTLFLMLIVTVIFLPMVLGYTAWAMRVMWGRVTTQEVTTSRDFY from the coding sequence ATGGATTTCCTCGATTACGAAATGCTGCGGGTGATCTGGTGGGCGCTGCTCGGCGTCCTGCTGATCGGCTTCGCGCTCACCGACGGCTATGACATGGGGACCGCAGCGTTGCTGCCCTTCGTCGCCCGCACCGATGTCGAGCGCCGGATGGTGATCAACGCCGTCGGCCCGCATTGGGAGGGCCACCAAGTGTGGTTCATCCTGGGCGGCGGCGCGATCTTCGCGGCCTGGCCGTTCGTCTATGCGGTCAGCTTTTCGGGCTTTTACCTCGCAATGTTCCTGGTGCTGTCGGCGCTGATCCTGCGACCGGTCGGGTTCAAATATCGCTCGAAAAAGCCCGACCCGAAGTGGCGGAGCCGCTGGGACTGGGCGTTGTTCGTCGGCGGGCTGGTGCCGGCACTGGTGTTCGGCGTCGCGGTCGGCAACGTCCTGGCCGGCGCGCCCTTCCGCATCGATGGCGACCTGCGCTCCTGGTATGAGGGCGGGTTGCTGGGGCTGTTCACGCCCTTCACCCTGGTGTGCGGCCTGCTCTCGGTCGCGATGCTGGTGCTGCATGGCAGCGCCTGGCTGGCGATCAAGGTCGAGCATGGCCCGGTGCATGACCGCGCGCGCCGGTTCGGCGTGATCGCGGCGATCGCAGCAGTCGCGCTGTTCGCGATCGGCTGGGCGTTCATTGCCTGGGGCGGGATCGGGTTCCGGACGGTCAACACGGTCGATCCGATGGGACCGTCAAACCCGTTGCGCACCGTGACCGAAGCCGCGGCAGGCGGATGGCTGGCGAATTACGCGCTCTATCCCTGGATGATCGCGGCGCCGCTGCTCGGTTTTGTCGGCCCCCTGCTCGCGCTGCTGGGCATTCGGCGCGGGTCCGAGCCGCTGGCCTTTACCGGGTCGTCGCTGGCGACGGTCGGCATCATCTCCACGGTGGGGCTGTCGATGTTCCCGTACATCCTGCCGTCGAGCATCGATCCGCGGTCGAGCCTGACCGTGTGGAACGCATCATCGAGCGAGACGACCCTGTTCCTGATGCTGATCGTCACGGTGATCTTTCTGCCGATGGTCCTTGGCTACACCGCCTGGGCGATGCGGGTGATGTGGGGCCGGGTGACAACGCAGGAAGTGACCACTTCCCGCGACTTTTATTGA